A window of Oscillatoria sp. FACHB-1406 contains these coding sequences:
- a CDS encoding CopG family transcriptional regulator produces MKRFSLRMTKEEYEKVKGYCDRIEVSMNDVIRQLIRDWQPDRPPSPKQNTE; encoded by the coding sequence ATGAAACGATTTAGCTTGCGGATGACAAAAGAGGAATACGAGAAGGTGAAAGGGTACTGCGATCGGATTGAAGTTTCCATGAATGATGTCATCCGACAACTCATTCGCGATTGGCAACCAGACCGCCCCCCTTCACCCAAACAAAACACGGAGTAA
- a CDS encoding helix-turn-helix domain-containing protein encodes MLGFRLKQELKHKRTFDLSDPFNKSVMAYTISESCSGCGTCQPQCPTGAIQIEESGQYWIELGRCNNCEGYYDEPQCIVSCPLSSLLPAQAKKGRYKITPRAATSPELFATSKNHPFASSMAVWEACNMLSSASILPWKTDETGRLYLERPVKQGRGGIILQLSGRSEANRSPAENSEATRAALANIDIRSASLHLIYAAYATTLERPWEQEFVINDQQIEKYLGLDKRKDLSKATKLSLIKTLAQQPCQVEIAVDWPQQGKVKGFQVENDSLWHLLEIQHHFQEDDLGCKYLIGLTFRLRAGLWAKYFLNQPGYKQHIAFYQYGTLPQFLLQAVMSIWQQHEGAARMMLWLLFKLKMGQEQRITVPTLMQLAYGAEKFSLATRDRKERKRLLRAFESDLEVIDRYGFQPLFDPVTYPLDIQPLWAKLADLPDDAEAALDFWIEDGSSDRRLTDSGQKGKWNLLMKARILGFKLPPDWERQLNKLTQKKQRRNHKRKKLKERSELSSEQILAARKRKGMSQRVLAQLTGKSQSWIRDLENGRFSPKPEDQLLLKNVLGLS; translated from the coding sequence ATGCTAGGATTTAGACTCAAACAGGAGTTGAAGCACAAGCGAACGTTTGATTTGAGCGATCCGTTTAACAAAAGTGTTATGGCTTATACAATTTCCGAGAGTTGCTCTGGATGTGGAACCTGTCAGCCTCAATGCCCAACAGGAGCAATTCAGATTGAGGAAAGCGGTCAATATTGGATCGAACTCGGACGGTGCAATAACTGTGAGGGATATTATGACGAGCCGCAGTGTATTGTTAGTTGCCCGCTCTCGAGTCTCTTACCCGCCCAAGCTAAAAAAGGAAGATATAAAATCACACCGCGAGCGGCGACTAGCCCAGAACTGTTTGCAACGAGTAAAAACCATCCGTTCGCCTCCTCAATGGCAGTTTGGGAAGCTTGCAATATGTTATCGAGTGCGAGTATTTTACCTTGGAAAACCGATGAAACGGGTCGGCTTTACCTGGAGCGTCCGGTCAAACAGGGACGAGGTGGGATTATCCTGCAACTCAGCGGCAGGAGTGAGGCGAATCGGTCTCCTGCTGAGAATTCTGAAGCAACGCGGGCAGCGCTAGCCAATATTGATATTCGTTCGGCTAGCCTGCACTTAATTTATGCGGCTTATGCTACGACCTTAGAGCGCCCCTGGGAACAAGAATTTGTCATTAACGACCAGCAAATCGAAAAATATTTAGGTTTAGATAAACGTAAAGATCTGAGCAAAGCAACTAAGCTGAGTTTAATCAAAACCCTTGCCCAACAACCTTGTCAAGTCGAAATTGCGGTCGATTGGCCGCAACAAGGAAAAGTCAAAGGATTTCAGGTCGAAAACGATAGTTTATGGCATTTGTTGGAGATTCAACATCATTTTCAAGAAGACGATCTCGGTTGCAAGTATTTAATTGGTTTAACATTTCGGCTGCGCGCTGGTCTATGGGCAAAATACTTTTTAAATCAACCGGGTTACAAACAACATATTGCTTTTTATCAGTACGGAACGCTGCCGCAATTTCTCCTGCAAGCAGTTATGAGTATTTGGCAGCAACACGAAGGAGCCGCTCGGATGATGTTGTGGCTGCTATTTAAGCTGAAAATGGGTCAAGAACAGCGCATTACCGTACCGACTTTGATGCAGCTAGCTTACGGAGCGGAAAAGTTCAGTCTGGCTACGCGCGATCGCAAAGAACGCAAGCGCTTGCTGCGGGCCTTTGAAAGCGACTTAGAAGTTATCGATCGCTACGGGTTCCAACCCCTATTCGATCCCGTTACTTATCCTCTCGATATTCAACCCCTGTGGGCAAAACTCGCCGATTTGCCCGACGATGCGGAAGCAGCCCTCGATTTCTGGATTGAGGACGGAAGTAGCGATCGCCGTTTGACAGATTCCGGGCAGAAAGGTAAATGGAATCTGCTGATGAAAGCGCGCATTTTAGGCTTCAAGCTTCCCCCAGATTGGGAACGCCAACTCAACAAACTGACTCAAAAAAAGCAGCGGCGCAACCACAAGCGCAAAAAGTTAAAGGAACGCTCCGAACTCTCCAGCGAGCAGATTCTCGCCGCCCGCAAGCGCAAAGGAATGAGCCAGCGCGTTCTGGCTCAACTCACCGGCAAAAGTCAAAGTTGGATTCGCGATCTCGAGAACGGGCGTTTCTCCCCCAAACCAGAAGACCAATTATTGCTAAAAAATGTGCTGGGATTAAGTTAG
- a CDS encoding ArsC/Spx/MgsR family protein, which produces MVSVIFYEKPGCINNTKQKALLVAAGHEVIAFSLLDRDWHPEELRPFFGSLPVREWFNPTAFAIKSGAIAPAQLDEETALALMRAEPLLIRRPLIQVGEQYRVGFDPVAIDRWLGLSPVRPPAGDWETCPRSNQTTPKLPDLTSSLEPR; this is translated from the coding sequence ATGGTTTCTGTTATTTTTTACGAAAAACCGGGCTGCATTAATAATACTAAGCAAAAAGCTTTGCTAGTAGCAGCCGGACATGAAGTTATTGCTTTTAGCCTGCTCGATCGCGATTGGCATCCGGAGGAGTTACGTCCGTTTTTCGGCTCGTTACCCGTGAGGGAATGGTTTAATCCGACGGCTTTTGCGATTAAGTCTGGCGCGATCGCTCCGGCACAATTGGACGAGGAAACTGCTCTAGCATTAATGAGGGCAGAGCCGTTATTAATTCGTCGTCCTCTGATTCAGGTTGGAGAACAGTATCGAGTCGGTTTCGATCCGGTTGCGATCGATCGCTGGCTCGGTTTGAGTCCCGTTCGCCCTCCAGCAGGCGATTGGGAAACCTGTCCGCGTTCTAACCAAACAACGCCCAAACTGCCCGACTTAACTTCCAGTTTAGAACCCCGATGA